In the genome of Chrysiogenes arsenatis DSM 11915, one region contains:
- a CDS encoding response regulator has translation MGKKEQVILCVDDEHLVLNSLREELRPLLAAGYRLEMAETGEEALELFEELIAEGAEVPLVISDQIMPGMKGVELLVLIHEKSPETLTMMLTGQADVNEIGAALNHANLRKYIAKPWDSHELQHIVRSILREYAIHRELEEYHRTIEEKVQLTARELEESLTKFKILAKISPIGIFLTNIAGKLEYANRKMVEIVEKSLSQLLQSDWMEQIHPDDAPATRAQWQGMLDSNEPFHHVFRIIQTSGTPRWVLGMAICQEGKANIEPFIIGTLTDITEQIALQERMAALNASLKNEVQAQVKSLRDKDHLLIQQSKMAALGDMVNSIAHQWRQPLTGLHSMMALALDAANSTPPDVEEIVYACSRGQSVTEFLSRTIDDFRRFFSPTKIWQRFSPAESVQAIARMLFSDLKIDNIILTVEDPEAIFIENYENEFQQVAINFMSNARYALLEKQKHDSATREYWLKVSITHDDESIRIAFEDNGGGIDSAHLPHIFDPYYTTKGEKGTGTGLYMARMIVEKSMRGKLECRNTEQGAEFSIVLPRTSS, from the coding sequence ATGGGTAAAAAAGAGCAGGTGATTTTGTGCGTTGACGATGAACACCTTGTCCTGAACAGCCTGCGCGAAGAACTGCGCCCGCTTTTAGCCGCTGGGTATCGCTTGGAAATGGCCGAGACGGGCGAAGAAGCGTTAGAGTTGTTTGAAGAACTTATCGCTGAAGGAGCCGAAGTTCCCTTGGTCATCAGCGACCAGATTATGCCCGGCATGAAGGGGGTGGAGCTGCTCGTGCTGATTCACGAAAAGTCACCCGAAACATTGACGATGATGCTCACCGGGCAAGCCGATGTTAACGAAATTGGCGCCGCGCTCAACCACGCTAACCTACGTAAATATATTGCCAAACCATGGGATTCGCATGAGTTGCAGCATATTGTCCGCAGTATTTTGCGTGAATACGCTATTCACCGCGAGCTCGAAGAATACCACCGCACGATAGAAGAAAAAGTCCAGCTCACCGCGCGGGAACTCGAAGAGAGCCTCACTAAATTTAAAATTCTCGCCAAAATATCGCCCATCGGCATTTTCCTGACAAATATTGCGGGCAAGCTCGAATATGCCAACCGCAAAATGGTGGAAATCGTCGAAAAATCCCTCTCGCAGCTCTTGCAGTCCGATTGGATGGAGCAAATCCATCCTGATGATGCTCCTGCCACGCGTGCGCAATGGCAGGGTATGCTGGACTCCAACGAGCCGTTCCATCACGTTTTTCGGATTATTCAAACCTCAGGCACTCCACGCTGGGTGCTGGGTATGGCCATCTGTCAGGAAGGCAAAGCGAATATTGAGCCGTTTATTATTGGCACACTCACGGATATTACCGAACAAATTGCCCTGCAAGAACGAATGGCCGCGCTGAATGCCTCGCTCAAAAACGAAGTGCAAGCCCAAGTGAAATCCTTGCGCGATAAAGATCACCTGTTGATTCAGCAAAGTAAAATGGCCGCCCTCGGCGATATGGTGAACTCGATCGCGCATCAATGGCGTCAACCCTTAACTGGGCTCCATTCGATGATGGCGTTGGCACTCGATGCGGCTAACTCCACTCCGCCCGACGTAGAGGAAATTGTGTACGCATGCTCGCGAGGGCAAAGTGTGACTGAATTTTTATCGCGTACCATTGACGACTTTCGTCGGTTTTTCAGTCCGACTAAAATATGGCAGCGCTTTTCCCCCGCCGAGTCCGTGCAAGCGATTGCGAGAATGCTCTTTAGCGATCTGAAAATTGATAACATTATACTGACAGTGGAAGACCCTGAGGCCATTTTTATTGAAAATTATGAAAATGAATTTCAGCAGGTCGCCATCAATTTTATGAGCAACGCGCGCTACGCGCTGCTAGAAAAACAAAAACACGACAGCGCCACGCGGGAATATTGGCTGAAGGTGTCTATCACACACGACGATGAATCTATCCGCATTGCCTTTGAAGATAACGGTGGCGGTATCGATAGTGCCCATCTGCCGCATATCTTTGACCCGTATTACACCACCAAGGGGGAAAAAGGGACGGGAACCGGTTTGTACATGGCGCGCATGATTGTCGAAAAAAGCATGCGCGGAAAACTCGAATGCCGCAACACCGAACAGGGCGCCGAATTCAGTATTGTCTTGCCGCGCACGTCCT
- a CDS encoding response regulator, translating to MYKGAILCVDDERIILESLKNQLGQEFGKEYIIELALSADEALEIIDDLQSESVSMLVVISDWLMPGMKGDELLLEIHQRMPQVAKIILSGQADESSIKMLHEKVQLQKFIAKPWKAEELITIIREGIRHG from the coding sequence ATGTATAAAGGTGCCATCCTGTGTGTTGACGATGAAAGAATTATTCTCGAATCTCTGAAAAACCAGCTGGGGCAGGAGTTTGGCAAAGAGTACATTATTGAACTCGCGCTCAGCGCCGATGAAGCGTTAGAGATTATTGACGACTTACAAAGCGAATCGGTCAGTATGCTGGTCGTCATTTCTGACTGGCTGATGCCGGGCATGAAAGGCGACGAGTTGTTGCTGGAAATTCACCAGCGAATGCCGCAAGTGGCAAAAATTATTCTGTCGGGTCAAGCTGACGAAAGTTCCATTAAAATGCTGCATGAAAAGGTGCAGTTGCAAAAGTTTATCGCAAAACCGTGGAAAGCCGAAGAGCTCATCACCATCATCCGTGAAGGGATTCGTCATGGGTAA